From Methylobacterium radiodurans, a single genomic window includes:
- a CDS encoding polysaccharide deacetylase family protein, translating into MSSHGRYTYSALPDRPVYDWPGGRRLAVYLALNLETFDFGAGLGAELAPGGPQPDVLNYAWRDWGNRVGAWRVRDMLDALGVPASVLVNSRLYRDCPGLIEAFRARGDEIVGHGRTNAERQGTLSEAEERALIAEATEVLTREEGRAPAGWLGPWISQSRVTPDLLAEAGYRYLLDWCHDDQPTWFVTRGGGRILSLPYPQELNDIPAIVARKDTGRDFAEAVTDAFEEMLEQSRRAPLVMGIALHPYIVGQPHRLRPLRRALERIAGQRDAVWITTAGAIAAHATERVK; encoded by the coding sequence ATGTCGAGCCACGGCCGCTACACCTACTCCGCCCTGCCGGACCGGCCCGTCTACGACTGGCCGGGGGGGCGGCGCCTCGCGGTCTACCTCGCGCTCAACCTCGAGACCTTCGACTTCGGCGCGGGCCTCGGGGCCGAGCTGGCGCCGGGCGGTCCGCAGCCGGACGTGCTGAACTATGCCTGGCGCGACTGGGGCAACCGGGTCGGCGCGTGGCGCGTGCGCGACATGCTCGACGCCTTGGGCGTGCCCGCGAGCGTTCTCGTCAACAGCCGGCTCTACCGGGACTGTCCGGGCCTGATTGAGGCCTTCCGCGCGCGCGGCGACGAGATCGTCGGGCACGGGCGCACCAATGCTGAGCGCCAGGGGACCTTGAGCGAGGCGGAGGAGCGCGCGCTCATCGCGGAGGCGACGGAGGTTCTGACGCGCGAGGAGGGTCGGGCGCCCGCGGGCTGGCTCGGACCCTGGATCTCGCAGTCGCGGGTCACCCCCGACCTTCTGGCGGAGGCCGGCTACCGCTACCTGCTCGACTGGTGCCACGACGACCAGCCGACCTGGTTCGTGACCCGCGGCGGCGGGCGCATCCTCTCGCTGCCCTACCCGCAGGAGCTGAACGACATCCCGGCCATCGTCGCCCGCAAGGACACGGGCCGGGACTTCGCGGAGGCCGTCACCGACGCCTTCGAGGAGATGCTCGAGCAGTCGCGCCGGGCGCCGCTCGTCATGGGCATCGCGCTCCATCCCTACATCGTCGGCCAGCCGCACCGGCTGCGCCCCCTGCGCCGGGCGCTCGAACGGATCGCCGGGCAGCGGGACGCGGTCTGGATCACCACGGCCGGGGCGATCGCGGCGCACGCCACCGAACGGGTGAAATAG